In Nocardioides nitrophenolicus, the genomic window AGCACCGAGTGGTCGCCGAGGGCACGCAGCAGCCGGTGATAGCCGGTCTCCAGGTCGGCGAGAGGCTGGTCGGCGTCGTTGAGGCCACCCTCGACGACCACCAGGTCCACGCCGGCGAGCCGCTCGCGGGCCGCCCGGGTGGCGTACGACACGTCTCCGCACGGACTCGCGCCCACGCTGAAGCCGCTGCCGGAGAAGCCGTCGACGCGGACCCGGCCGGGCAGCCGCACCGGCCACGACTGGTCGGGGCGCACCCCGGCGCCGACCGAGTAGGAGTCGCCGATCACCAGCACCCGCGCACCCGCTCCGGTCACCAGCACTCCCCTCTCCTCGGCCCGCTCCCGC contains:
- a CDS encoding SGNH/GDSL hydrolase family protein encodes the protein MTRHRILLGLLALVLATVASTTLLARAGARPDPCATKRERAEERGVLVTGAGARVLVIGDSYSVGAGVRPDQSWPVRLPGRVRVDGFSGSGFSVGASPCGDVSYATRAARERLAGVDLVVVEGGLNDADQPLADLETGYHRLLRALGDHSVLVVGPPPAPLLPYDAVAAVDARLAELAAARATPYLSMLDVELTYQPDRLHPDAAGHRVFGDRVAQRVRELLR